A genomic stretch from Bos javanicus breed banteng chromosome 29, ARS-OSU_banteng_1.0, whole genome shotgun sequence includes:
- the LOC133241280 gene encoding pepsin A → MKWLLLLALVALSECSVIKIPLVKKKSLRQNLIENGKLKEFMRTHKYNLGSKYIREAATLVSEQPLQNYLDTEYFGTIGIGTPAQDFTVVFDTGSSNLWVPSIYCSSEACTNHNRFNPQDSSTYEATSETLSITYGTGSMTGVLGYDTVQVGGISDTNQIFGLSETEPGSFLYYAPFDGILGLAYPSISSSGATPVFDNIWDQGLVSQDLFSVYLSSNEESGSVVIFGDIDSSYYSGSLNWVPVSVEGYWQITVDSITMNGESIACSDGCQAIVDTGTSLLAGPTTAISNIQSYIGASEDSSGEVVISCSSIDSLPDIVFTINGVQYPVPPSAYILQSDGICSSGLEGMDISTSSGDLWILGDVFIRQYFTVFDRGNNQIGLAPVA, encoded by the exons ATGAAGTGGCTGCTCCTGCTTGCTTTGGTGGCACTCTCTGAGTGCAGCGTCATCAA GATCCCACTCGTCAAAAAGAAGTCCTTGAGACAGAATCTGATCGAGAATGGCAAGCTGAAGGAATTCATGAGGACACACAAATACAACCTGGGCAGCAAGTACATCCGGGAGGCTGCCACCTTGGTGTCTGAACAGCCCCTTCAGAACTACCTGGAT ACGGAGTACTTCGGCACCATTGGCATCGGCACCCCCGCTCAGGACTTCACTGTCGTCTTTGACACCGGCTCCTCCAACCTGTGGGTGCCCTCCATCTACTGCTCCAGCGAAGCCTGCA CCAACCACAACCGCTTCAACCCTCAAGACTCTTCCACCTATGAGGCCACCAGCGAGACACTGTCCATCACCTACGGAACCGGCAGCATGACGGGCGTCCTTGGATACGACACCGTCCAG GTCGGAGGCATCAGCGACACCAACCAGATCTTTGGCCTGAGTGAGACAGAGCCCGGCTCCTTCCTGTACTACGCTCCCTTCGACGGCATCCTGGGTCTCGCCTACCCCAGCATCTCCTCCTCCGGGGCCACCCCTGTCTTTGACAACATATGGGACCAGGGTCTGGTTTCCCAAGACCTCTTCTCTGTCTACCTGAGCAG CAACGAAGAGAGCGGCAGCGTGGTGATATTCGGTGACATCGATTCTTCTTACTACTCAGGAAGTCTGAACTGGGTGCCTGTTTCTGTTGAGGGCTATTGGCAGATCACTGTGGACAG CATCACCATGAATGGAGAGTCCATCGCTTGCAGCGACGGCTGCCAGGCCATTGTTGACACTGGTACCTCTCTGCTGGCCGGCCCAACCACTGCCATTTCCAACATTCAGAGCTACATTGGAGCCAGCGAGGATTCCTCTGGCGAA GTGGTGATCAGCTGCTCTTCCATCGACAGCCTGCCCGACATTGTCTTCACCATCAATGGTGTCCAGTACCCTGTGCCCCCCAGCGCCTACATCCTGCAG AGCGACGGGATCTGCTCCAGTGGGTTAGAGGGCATGGACATCTCCACCTCCTCTGGGGACCTCTGGATCCTGGGTGATGTCTTCATCCGCCAGTATTTCACCGTCTTCGATAGGGGCAACAACCAGATCGGCCTGGCTCCCGTGGCCTGA